The Streptomyces sp. cg36 genomic interval TTCCCCGCGGGCATGTACCCTACGTGTCGCACCGACGGGGTGTGGCGCAGCTTGGTAGCGCGTCCGCTTTGGGAGCGGAAGGCCGTGGGTTCAAATCCCGCCACCCCGACCAGCACCGTTCCCGCGCCGTACCGGCACCGGGGCCGGGGCCCCGCGCTCCGCGTCGCACAAGATCACATTGTGGGTGGCATCCCGCTTGCGGTTACTATGCAAGCTGCGTGCCCGTGTGTCTGACCAATCCGATGAACCGGGCCCGATCCGCCCGCGGCCGTCGGCCACCGGGTAGAACCCCCAGAAGTCAGCCACAAGGAGACCGAACCGTGAAGAGCGCCGTGGAGACCCTGAACCCGACCCGGGTTCGGCTCACTGTCGAGGTGCCCTTCGAGGAGCTCAAGGACAGCCTCGACGCGGCGTACAAGAAGATCAACCAGCAGGTCACGGTCAAGGGCTTCCGCAAGGGCAAGATCCCGGCCCGCGTCATCGACCAGCGGTTCGGCCGTGGTGCTGTGCTGGAGGAGGCCGTCAACGACGCCCTCCCGAAGTTCTACACCGAGGCGGTCAACGAGGCCGAGCTGAACCCGCTCGGCCAGCCCGAGGTCGACATCACGGAGCTGAAGGACGGCGAGACGCTGAACTTCACCGCCGAGGTCGACATCCGCCCGGCCATCGAGATCCCGGACTACACGGGCATCGAGGTCACCGTGGACGCCGTCGAGGTCTCCGACGAGGACGTCGAGAAGGCCGTCTCGGACCTGCGCGAGCGCTTCGCCTCGACCTCCCCGGTCGAGCGCGCCGCCACCGACGGCGACGTCGTCACCATCGACCTGGAGGCCAAGGTCGACGGCGAGGTCCTGGAGGACGGTGTCGCCGAGGGCGTCTCGTACACCATCGGTTCCGGCGAGCTGCTCGACGGCATCGACGAGGCCGTCAAGGGCCTGGAGGCCGGTGGCGAGGCCACCTTCACCTCGCAGCTCAAGGGCGGTTCGGCCGAGGGCAAGGACGCCGAGGTCACCGTCAAGGTCACCCAGGTCGCCGCGCGCGAACTGCCGGAGCTGGACGACGACTTCGCGCAGCTCGCCTCCGAGTTCGACACCCTCGACGAGCTCAAGGCCGACAGCCGCAAGCGCCTGGAGAACATGAAGCAGTTCGACCAGGCCACCCAGGCCCAGGAGCGCGTCCTCGACGAGCTGCTGAAGATCACTGAGGTCCCGATCCCCGAGAAGCTCCTCGCGGACGAGATCCAGACCCGCAAGCACAACCTCGAGCACCACCAGCTCGGCCAGATGGGCCTCGACCTCGCCAAGTACCTGGAGATCCAGGGCAAGACGCAGGAAGAGTTCGACGCCGAGACCGAGGAAGCGGCCGTCAAGGGCATCAAGACGCAGTTCATCCTCGACGAGCTCGTCAACAAGGAGAAGCTGAACGTCAACCAGGAGGAGCTCACCGAGCACCTGGTGCGCCGTGCCGCCTCCTCCGGCATGTCCCCCGACCAGTTCGCCCAGGCCGTCGTCGAGGGCGGCCAGGTGCCGATGCTCGTCGGCGAGGTCGCCCGCGGCAAGGCGCTGGCCGTGGTCGTCGAGGCCGCCAAGGTCGTCGACACCAACGGTGAGGCCGTCGACCTGGAGGACGACGAGGACGAGGCCGCCGAGGCCGTCGTCGCCGCCGCCGAGGGCGACGCCGAGGAGAAGACCGAGGCCTGAGCCTCGGCCTGAA includes:
- the tig gene encoding trigger factor, which encodes MKSAVETLNPTRVRLTVEVPFEELKDSLDAAYKKINQQVTVKGFRKGKIPARVIDQRFGRGAVLEEAVNDALPKFYTEAVNEAELNPLGQPEVDITELKDGETLNFTAEVDIRPAIEIPDYTGIEVTVDAVEVSDEDVEKAVSDLRERFASTSPVERAATDGDVVTIDLEAKVDGEVLEDGVAEGVSYTIGSGELLDGIDEAVKGLEAGGEATFTSQLKGGSAEGKDAEVTVKVTQVAARELPELDDDFAQLASEFDTLDELKADSRKRLENMKQFDQATQAQERVLDELLKITEVPIPEKLLADEIQTRKHNLEHHQLGQMGLDLAKYLEIQGKTQEEFDAETEEAAVKGIKTQFILDELVNKEKLNVNQEELTEHLVRRAASSGMSPDQFAQAVVEGGQVPMLVGEVARGKALAVVVEAAKVVDTNGEAVDLEDDEDEAAEAVVAAAEGDAEEKTEA